Proteins encoded together in one Ferroglobus placidus DSM 10642 window:
- a CDS encoding 50S ribosomal protein L18 yields MARGPRYKVPYRRRREGKTNYRKRLKLLLSRKPRLVVRITNRYVIAQIIEYHPDGDRVLVHVDSKELEKYGWKGDPNNTPAAYLTGLLVGKKALEKGIKEAILDIGLRSPTKGARVFAVLKGAVDAGMEIPHDPEIFPDESRIRGEHIAEYYKMKPEMFSEYEKRGLSPADLPQHFEEVKSKIMG; encoded by the coding sequence TTGGCGAGAGGACCAAGGTATAAAGTTCCCTACAGGAGAAGGAGAGAAGGAAAAACGAACTACAGAAAGAGGTTAAAGCTGCTCCTCTCAAGAAAGCCGAGGTTAGTTGTGAGAATAACGAATCGATACGTGATAGCTCAAATAATCGAATACCATCCAGACGGTGACAGAGTCCTCGTTCACGTTGACTCTAAGGAGCTTGAGAAGTACGGATGGAAAGGCGATCCGAACAACACTCCCGCGGCATACTTAACAGGACTGCTCGTCGGAAAGAAAGCCCTCGAAAAAGGAATTAAAGAGGCTATACTCGACATAGGCTTGAGATCCCCAACCAAAGGTGCGAGAGTTTTCGCTGTGCTTAAAGGAGCTGTTGATGCAGGAATGGAGATACCCCACGATCCCGAGATATTTCCAGACGAATCGAGGATAAGGGGAGAGCACATAGCGGAATACTACAAAATGAAGCCTGAAATGTTCTCAGAATACGAGAAAAGAGGTTTGTCTCCAGCTGATTTACCTCAACATTTTGAAGAAGTAAAAAGCAAGATAATGGGGTGA
- a CDS encoding 30S ribosomal protein S5, whose amino-acid sequence MEWTPRTKLGKLVAEGKIKTLEEALASGLPLKEVEIVDTLLPDLEDEILEISMVQRMTDSGRRTKFRVTAVVGNRNGFVGVGVGKAAQVAQAIQKAIKDAKLNIFKVEMGCGSWECGCGGKHSIPAKVTGSAGSVRVTLIPGPKGLGLVAGDVAKKVLELAGVKDVWSFTRGQTKTTINFAKATFEALKKTVYLKR is encoded by the coding sequence TTGGAGTGGACACCAAGAACGAAACTCGGAAAGCTCGTGGCTGAAGGAAAGATCAAAACACTTGAAGAAGCTTTAGCGAGCGGATTACCATTAAAAGAAGTTGAGATAGTCGACACTCTTCTTCCAGACCTTGAGGATGAGATACTCGAAATTTCGATGGTGCAGAGAATGACGGACAGCGGTAGAAGAACGAAGTTTAGGGTAACTGCCGTCGTTGGAAACAGAAACGGATTTGTCGGAGTTGGAGTAGGTAAAGCTGCTCAGGTTGCTCAGGCAATCCAGAAAGCCATAAAGGACGCGAAGCTCAACATATTCAAAGTTGAGATGGGCTGCGGCTCCTGGGAGTGCGGATGCGGAGGAAAGCACAGCATTCCAGCAAAAGTTACCGGTTCGGCTGGAAGCGTTAGAGTCACATTAATCCCCGGTCCAAAAGGACTGGGGCTTGTTGCCGGAGACGTGGCTAAGAAGGTTCTCGAATTGGCTGGAGTAAAAGACGTGTGGTCTTTCACGAGGGGACAGACGAAAACGACGATAAACTTCGCTAAAGCGACATTCGAAGCTTTGAAGAAGACCGTTTATCTTAAGAGGTGA
- a CDS encoding 50S ribosomal protein L30 codes for MLAVVRLRGTIGVNRKIEDTLKMLRLHKKYHCVVIPDTPSYRGMLQVVKDYVAYGEIDAETLAMLLRNRGRLKGDRKLTDEYVKEKTGYESIEEFAKAVVEGKASLKDLPDLKPVFRLHPPRGGLKSIKRPYGYGGDLGYHKEIKKLLYKMR; via the coding sequence ATGCTCGCTGTTGTCAGGCTCAGAGGAACGATTGGCGTTAACAGAAAAATTGAAGATACGCTGAAGATGCTCAGATTGCACAAGAAGTACCACTGCGTGGTCATTCCGGACACTCCTTCCTATAGAGGAATGCTTCAAGTGGTGAAGGATTACGTGGCTTACGGAGAGATAGATGCGGAAACTTTGGCAATGCTCTTAAGGAATAGGGGAAGGTTAAAGGGAGATAGGAAGTTGACGGACGAATACGTCAAGGAAAAAACCGGATACGAAAGCATAGAGGAATTTGCGAAAGCCGTTGTGGAAGGAAAAGCGAGTTTGAAAGACTTGCCGGATTTAAAACCCGTTTTCAGACTTCATCCGCCGAGGGGAGGTTTGAAGAGTATAAAAAGACCCTACGGTTACGGAGGAGATTTGGGATACCACAAGGAGATTAAGAAACTCCTTTACAAGATGAGGTGA
- a CDS encoding uL15m family ribosomal protein, which produces MPKKKVKKYRGSKTCGGGAKKKRRGGGSRGGRGNAGVHKHKYIKFVKLAKEGLYEFGKHGFNRPKVVRAEYKALRELKLRLRELKDEGILDDELYRFFDAREEINVGDLDIVVDRLVEVGLAKKEGEVYEVNLGEIGYEKLLGAGRITKPVKVVVSYATPKAIEKIEAAGGEVVSS; this is translated from the coding sequence ATGCCGAAAAAGAAAGTGAAGAAGTATAGGGGATCAAAAACCTGCGGAGGAGGAGCTAAAAAGAAGAGGAGAGGAGGAGGTAGCAGAGGAGGAAGAGGAAACGCTGGAGTGCACAAGCACAAGTACATAAAGTTCGTCAAGCTTGCAAAAGAGGGACTGTACGAGTTTGGAAAGCACGGCTTTAACAGACCGAAGGTCGTCAGAGCAGAATACAAAGCCTTAAGAGAGCTGAAGCTCAGACTAAGAGAACTTAAAGATGAGGGAATTTTAGACGATGAGCTCTACAGGTTTTTCGACGCAAGAGAGGAAATAAACGTGGGAGATCTGGACATAGTTGTCGACAGACTCGTTGAAGTGGGATTGGCAAAGAAGGAGGGAGAAGTTTACGAGGTAAACCTCGGCGAAATCGGCTACGAAAAGCTCCTCGGGGCTGGAAGGATAACCAAGCCGGTAAAAGTTGTCGTGAGCTACGCCACTCCGAAGGCAATTGAGAAAATCGAGGCTGCTGGAGGAGAAGTGGTGAGCAGCTGA
- the secY gene encoding preprotein translocase subunit SecY, which produces MVEEILRKLQPYFERIPSVERPKQHVPFRQKLAWTVGILILYFALTNVPVFGLDPSSIDLFAQFRALFAGAGGSILALGIGPIVTASIILQLLVGAGIIKLDLTKPEDRAAYQDFQRFLVFVMIAFEALVLIFSRSMIPNAQIAAQLGVPLSFITFLIFFQLFIGGVLIVYMDEVVSKWGIGSGVSLFILAGISQAIITGLFNWVVPPNSQLPAGIIPRWVWIAQNYGANVLSADGLMFLLIDGGVLALITTIAIIFLVVYAEGTRVEIPLAHAAVRGARGRFPIKLIYASVLPMIFVRALQANIQIIGMMLYQRGITIFGEYVGSQPVSGIMYLLSPVQSPYDWVPALVKTNPIFADLPDWMIILRLLIDATILIAGGILFAIFWVETSGMDAKTVASQIAKSGMQIPGFRRNPQVIERLLERYIPKVTIIGGAAIGVLTLIANMLGTIGNVSGTGLLLAVSIAYRFYQDLAKEQLTEMHPLLRRFIGEEV; this is translated from the coding sequence ATGGTGGAGGAGATTCTAAGGAAACTTCAACCCTATTTTGAAAGAATTCCGAGCGTCGAAAGACCAAAACAACACGTTCCTTTCAGGCAAAAGCTCGCCTGGACGGTAGGAATCCTAATTTTATATTTCGCTTTAACAAACGTCCCAGTTTTCGGTCTGGATCCATCGTCGATTGACCTTTTCGCCCAGTTTAGGGCGTTGTTCGCCGGAGCCGGAGGATCTATTTTAGCTTTAGGAATTGGTCCAATCGTTACAGCCAGCATTATCCTTCAGCTACTCGTCGGAGCTGGAATCATAAAGCTCGATCTGACAAAACCAGAGGACAGAGCAGCCTATCAGGACTTTCAGAGGTTCTTAGTTTTCGTGATGATCGCCTTCGAAGCTCTCGTATTGATATTTAGCAGGTCGATGATCCCGAACGCTCAAATTGCCGCCCAGCTCGGAGTTCCCCTTTCCTTCATCACGTTCCTCATATTCTTTCAGCTCTTCATAGGAGGAGTTTTAATCGTCTACATGGACGAAGTAGTTTCAAAGTGGGGAATAGGAAGCGGAGTTTCGCTCTTCATATTAGCCGGGATTTCTCAGGCTATTATAACTGGACTGTTTAACTGGGTCGTTCCTCCAAACTCTCAGTTGCCAGCTGGAATTATCCCGAGGTGGGTGTGGATAGCCCAGAATTACGGAGCAAACGTCCTTTCGGCGGACGGATTGATGTTCCTCCTGATAGATGGTGGAGTTCTCGCTTTAATAACGACCATCGCAATAATATTTCTCGTCGTCTACGCTGAAGGAACCAGAGTCGAAATTCCCTTGGCTCACGCAGCCGTGAGGGGGGCGAGGGGGAGATTCCCAATAAAGCTAATCTACGCGAGCGTTCTCCCGATGATATTCGTCAGAGCCTTGCAAGCGAACATTCAAATAATAGGAATGATGCTCTACCAGAGAGGAATAACGATCTTCGGAGAGTACGTAGGTTCGCAGCCTGTGAGCGGAATAATGTACTTGCTTTCTCCAGTTCAAAGTCCCTACGACTGGGTTCCCGCTTTAGTTAAAACAAATCCCATTTTCGCAGACTTGCCCGACTGGATGATAATCTTGAGGCTGTTAATCGACGCCACCATACTTATAGCAGGAGGTATATTGTTCGCCATATTCTGGGTCGAGACGAGCGGAATGGATGCTAAAACCGTTGCAAGTCAAATTGCAAAAAGTGGAATGCAGATTCCAGGATTCAGAAGAAATCCACAGGTTATAGAGAGGCTCCTCGAAAGATACATTCCGAAGGTAACGATAATTGGTGGAGCTGCCATAGGAGTTCTGACGTTAATAGCCAACATGCTCGGAACTATCGGTAACGTGAGCGGAACCGGATTGCTTTTGGCTGTGAGCATAGCCTACAGGTTCTACCAAGACTTAGCCAAAGAGCAGCTTACGGAAATGCACCCGCTCCTCAGGAGATTCATCGGTGAAGAGGTATGA
- a CDS encoding DUF106 domain-containing protein, with translation MKKFFKNFVMALAIVMFVGVAFSSEFRKGLGNLLAPLLDPLLNVLPFHVVVMILAFFTGLYSTLIQKYTIDYKRLKEIQQRVMNFQKEYMDAVKKNLKPKLKKLEEEQMEIQKLQGEMFSMQMTSMLFVIVVTIPIFMWMYHAASLDFEVVAPFAGKIHISQYYLIFPWWIWWYMFNSIIFGQLVRKALKVGL, from the coding sequence ATGAAGAAGTTTTTCAAAAACTTCGTAATGGCATTGGCAATAGTTATGTTCGTCGGAGTGGCTTTCAGTAGCGAGTTTAGAAAAGGACTGGGAAATCTCTTAGCTCCTCTTTTAGACCCCCTCTTAAACGTTTTACCGTTTCACGTAGTCGTAATGATCCTCGCTTTTTTCACAGGTCTCTACTCCACGCTAATTCAGAAGTACACAATCGATTATAAGAGGTTGAAGGAGATCCAGCAGAGGGTGATGAACTTTCAGAAAGAATATATGGACGCTGTAAAGAAGAACCTGAAACCAAAGCTGAAGAAGCTTGAAGAGGAGCAAATGGAAATTCAGAAACTTCAAGGAGAAATGTTCAGCATGCAGATGACTTCTATGCTTTTCGTGATAGTTGTAACGATACCGATATTCATGTGGATGTATCACGCCGCTTCTCTCGACTTCGAAGTTGTGGCTCCTTTTGCTGGCAAAATCCACATCTCTCAATACTACCTCATCTTCCCCTGGTGGATATGGTGGTACATGTTCAATTCTATAATCTTCGGGCAGTTGGTTAGAAAAGCTTTGAAAGTAGGCTTATGA
- the cmk gene encoding (d)CMP kinase, whose product MRVTISGLPGSGTTTVAKILAERLNCKLISAGEVFRKMAKDLGMSLEEFSEYARKNPEIDRKLDELQKELAEKENDVVVEGRLSGWFVNADLKVWIYCEDEERYRRVAKREKLSYEEAKRRTMERERIEKERYKKFYGIDIEDLKIYDIAINSGKFKPEEIVEIILRAIELKGYGNKR is encoded by the coding sequence ATGAGGGTGACCATCTCCGGCTTACCGGGAAGTGGAACTACGACGGTAGCTAAAATTTTAGCTGAAAGGTTGAACTGCAAGCTAATCTCCGCTGGGGAAGTGTTTAGAAAAATGGCAAAAGATCTCGGAATGAGTCTGGAAGAGTTCAGCGAGTACGCAAGAAAAAATCCCGAAATAGACAGAAAACTCGACGAACTTCAAAAAGAACTTGCTGAAAAAGAGAATGATGTTGTCGTCGAAGGAAGGCTTTCGGGTTGGTTTGTTAATGCGGATCTGAAAGTCTGGATTTACTGCGAAGATGAGGAGAGGTACAGAAGGGTTGCGAAGAGGGAAAAGCTGAGTTACGAGGAAGCCAAGAGAAGAACGATGGAAAGAGAAAGGATCGAGAAGGAAAGGTATAAAAAGTTCTACGGAATAGACATAGAAGACCTAAAGATCTACGACATAGCCATAAACTCCGGCAAGTTCAAGCCGGAGGAGATAGTGGAAATAATACTCAGAGCGATAGAGTTGAAAGGCTATGGAAATAAACGATAG
- a CDS encoding RNA-guided pseudouridylation complex pseudouridine synthase subunit Cbf5 — protein MEINDRFLVKDEAKPSEEYGCYPYNRPIQEYIRKGFVLIDKPKGPTSHEVVVWVRKILEVEKTGHAGTLDPKVTGVLPVFIEQATKLVQFLQGSEKEYVALMRLHGDVSERELRKVFELFKGKIYQRPPLKSAVKKRLRVREIYDIEILEIDGRDVLFRVVCEAGTYVRKLCTDIGEILGVGAHMQELRRIRTGIFTEEKCYTLQDLLDAYIFWKEEGEEEYLREIIQPMELAVANIPKIIIKDTAVDAICHGASLTAKGVAYVEKNVKKGERVAIFTLKQELVAIGRSNYDAEDILKIRGGIVAEIERVIMERGTYPSYWKKKKEKQVTPERSF, from the coding sequence ATGGAAATAAACGATAGGTTTCTCGTAAAAGATGAAGCCAAACCTTCAGAAGAGTACGGATGCTACCCCTACAACAGACCTATTCAGGAGTATATAAGAAAGGGGTTCGTTCTAATAGACAAGCCGAAGGGACCAACGAGTCACGAGGTTGTTGTCTGGGTTAGAAAGATTCTCGAAGTTGAAAAAACGGGACACGCCGGAACTTTAGATCCGAAGGTTACGGGTGTTTTGCCGGTATTCATAGAGCAGGCTACGAAGCTCGTTCAGTTTTTACAAGGTTCGGAGAAGGAATACGTGGCTTTAATGAGACTGCACGGTGACGTAAGCGAAAGGGAGCTAAGAAAAGTTTTCGAGCTTTTTAAAGGAAAAATCTACCAGCGACCTCCGCTAAAGTCGGCTGTGAAAAAGAGGTTAAGAGTTAGAGAAATCTACGACATCGAAATACTGGAGATAGATGGGAGGGACGTTCTCTTTAGAGTCGTCTGCGAGGCTGGAACTTACGTTAGAAAGCTCTGCACAGACATAGGTGAAATTCTCGGTGTTGGAGCCCACATGCAGGAGCTCAGGAGAATAAGAACGGGGATATTCACCGAAGAAAAATGCTACACCCTCCAAGATCTACTTGATGCTTACATATTCTGGAAGGAGGAAGGAGAGGAGGAGTACCTCAGAGAGATAATCCAGCCGATGGAGCTGGCTGTCGCAAACATACCGAAGATAATAATTAAAGATACAGCCGTCGATGCCATCTGCCACGGTGCGAGCCTAACGGCGAAGGGAGTCGCTTACGTCGAAAAGAACGTGAAAAAAGGAGAGAGAGTTGCAATATTCACGCTAAAGCAGGAACTCGTTGCCATAGGGAGATCCAATTACGACGCTGAAGACATATTAAAAATAAGGGGAGGCATCGTTGCGGAAATAG